From Streptomyces durmitorensis, a single genomic window includes:
- a CDS encoding MetQ/NlpA family ABC transporter substrate-binding protein — MRNTAKITTAVLATGALTLGLSACGSDKGSAAGDKDGKLVVAATPTPQGEILQYVKKNLAKKAGLDLDVQEFTDYVTPNTAVQQGEVFANYFQHKPYLDDFNKKNGTDIVPVPGATVHLEPLGVYSKSIKKLGDLKNGATVAVPNDTTNEARALKLLEDNGLIELKKGVGYEATPKDISKNPKNLKFKELEAPTLPRSLGDVDAAVINGNYALEAKPALSPAKDAIVAESAKGNPYGNFLAVKKGDENDPRVKKLAKLLTSPEVKKFIDDKYDGAVVAAF, encoded by the coding sequence GTGCGTAACACCGCCAAGATCACCACCGCTGTCCTCGCCACCGGAGCCCTCACCCTCGGGCTCTCCGCCTGCGGCTCCGACAAGGGCTCCGCCGCGGGCGACAAGGACGGCAAGCTCGTCGTCGCCGCGACCCCCACGCCGCAGGGCGAGATCCTCCAGTACGTCAAGAAGAACCTGGCGAAGAAGGCCGGGCTCGACCTCGACGTGCAGGAGTTCACCGACTACGTCACGCCGAACACCGCCGTCCAGCAGGGCGAGGTCTTCGCGAACTACTTCCAGCACAAGCCGTACCTCGACGACTTCAACAAGAAGAACGGCACGGACATCGTGCCCGTCCCCGGGGCCACGGTTCACCTGGAGCCGCTCGGCGTCTACTCGAAGAGCATCAAGAAGCTCGGTGACCTGAAGAACGGCGCCACCGTCGCCGTCCCGAACGACACCACCAACGAGGCCCGCGCGCTCAAGCTCCTCGAGGACAACGGACTCATCGAGCTCAAGAAGGGCGTCGGCTACGAGGCCACCCCCAAGGACATCTCGAAGAACCCCAAGAACCTCAAGTTCAAGGAGCTGGAAGCCCCCACGCTGCCCCGCAGCCTGGGTGACGTCGACGCCGCGGTGATCAACGGCAACTACGCCCTGGAGGCCAAGCCCGCGCTCAGCCCCGCCAAGGACGCCATCGTCGCCGAGTCCGCCAAGGGCAACCCCTACGGCAACTTCCTCGCCGTGAAGAAGGGCGACGAGAACGACCCGCGCGTGAAGAAGCTCGCCAAGCTCCTCACCTCGCCCGAGGTCAAGAAGTTCATCGACGACAAGTACGACGGCGCCGTCGTCGCGGCGTTCTGA
- a CDS encoding sigma-70 family RNA polymerase sigma factor — protein MTTHELIPTLRPLLAAEASAAAHGSGTDPGDLEQAVWLRLLERMDVADPPADPATWLRAAVASEARLTRRTEEREVAYATDPADDTERGPEQRALRADRERTLHAAVRRLPGRCPGLMAALLSPKDLTYREIAGQLGMSQGSLGPERSRCLGCLRRMLAAEVAAPEPRGRER, from the coding sequence ATGACCACCCACGAGCTCATCCCCACCCTGCGCCCGCTCCTCGCCGCCGAGGCCTCCGCGGCGGCGCACGGCTCCGGCACCGACCCCGGTGACCTGGAACAGGCCGTCTGGCTGCGCCTGTTGGAACGCATGGACGTCGCCGACCCACCCGCCGATCCGGCCACCTGGCTGCGCGCAGCCGTCGCCTCCGAGGCGCGCCTCACCCGGCGTACGGAAGAGCGTGAGGTGGCCTACGCGACCGACCCCGCCGACGACACCGAGCGCGGCCCCGAGCAGCGCGCGCTGCGGGCCGACCGCGAGCGCACGCTGCACGCGGCGGTGCGCAGACTGCCCGGACGCTGCCCCGGCCTCATGGCGGCGCTGCTGTCCCCCAAGGACCTCACCTACCGGGAGATCGCAGGGCAGTTGGGAATGTCACAGGGCAGCCTGGGGCCGGAACGTTCTCGTTGCCTGGGATGTCTGCGCAGAATGCTCGCGGCGGAGGTTGCAGCTCCTGAACCGCGGGGAAGGGAGCGATAG
- a CDS encoding GNAT family N-acetyltransferase has product MGMSVTISEAGGQDAEKILKLQYLCYQGEAELYGDYSIEPLTQSLDSIKAELATASVLVARLGDEVVASVRGTVGPDGTARIDKLIVHPRMQRHGLGGRLLDAIEQRLGAGGTATCFQLSSGHRSEQNLQLYRKHGYAAVKTQHVTERLTLVTLSKEATAAAYAARV; this is encoded by the coding sequence ATGGGCATGAGCGTGACCATCTCGGAGGCGGGCGGACAGGACGCCGAGAAGATCCTCAAACTGCAGTACCTGTGCTACCAGGGCGAGGCCGAACTGTACGGCGACTACTCCATCGAGCCGCTCACGCAGTCCCTCGACTCCATCAAGGCCGAACTGGCCACCGCAAGCGTGCTGGTGGCCCGCCTCGGCGACGAGGTCGTCGCGTCGGTGCGCGGCACGGTCGGCCCCGACGGCACGGCGCGGATCGACAAACTCATCGTCCACCCCAGGATGCAGCGGCACGGCCTGGGCGGGCGGCTCCTGGACGCGATAGAGCAGCGCCTCGGCGCGGGCGGCACCGCCACGTGCTTCCAGCTCTCCAGCGGCCATCGCAGCGAGCAGAATCTCCAGCTCTACCGCAAACACGGCTATGCGGCGGTGAAGACCCAGCACGTGACCGAACGGCTCACGCTGGTCACGCTCTCCAAGGAGGCGACCGCGGCGGCGTACGCGGCCAGGGTCTAG
- a CDS encoding methionine ABC transporter permease, whose amino-acid sequence MTWSEMQPLLEQACWDTLYMVGWSTLIAVVAGLPLGILLVLTDRGGLLQNTVLNKLIGQIVNIARSMPFIILMVALMGFTRWMTGTTIGRDAAIVPLAIGAIPFFARLVETAVREVDGGLVEAVQSMGGNIWTVVRKVLVPESLPSLISSTTTTIVTLIGYSAMAGTVGAGGLGDIAIRYGYQRFETDLMWITVGILAVVISVIQFAGDYAARRLHHRGGHSGSAPKLRLLKLKTSPSQAS is encoded by the coding sequence GTGACCTGGTCGGAGATGCAGCCCCTGCTGGAGCAGGCCTGTTGGGACACCCTCTACATGGTGGGCTGGTCGACGCTGATAGCCGTCGTCGCCGGACTGCCGCTCGGCATCCTGCTGGTCCTCACCGACCGCGGCGGGCTGCTGCAGAACACGGTCCTGAACAAGCTCATCGGGCAGATCGTGAACATCGCGCGCTCGATGCCCTTCATCATCCTCATGGTCGCCCTGATGGGCTTCACGCGCTGGATGACGGGCACGACGATCGGCCGCGACGCCGCCATCGTCCCGCTGGCCATCGGCGCCATCCCCTTCTTCGCGCGGCTCGTGGAGACCGCGGTGCGCGAGGTCGACGGCGGTCTCGTCGAGGCCGTCCAGTCGATGGGCGGCAACATCTGGACTGTCGTACGCAAGGTCCTCGTGCCGGAGTCGCTGCCCTCGCTGATCTCCAGCACCACCACCACGATCGTCACGCTCATCGGCTACTCGGCGATGGCCGGCACGGTCGGCGCGGGCGGCCTCGGTGACATCGCGATCCGCTACGGCTACCAGCGCTTCGAGACCGATCTGATGTGGATCACCGTCGGCATCCTCGCCGTCGTCATCTCCGTCATCCAGTTCGCCGGTGACTACGCGGCCCGCAGGCTGCACCACCGCGGCGGCCACTCGGGCTCCGCCCCCAAGCTGCGGCTCCTGAAGCTCAAGACGTCGCCGTCCCAGGCTTCCTGA
- a CDS encoding lysophospholipid acyltransferase family protein, translated as MFRPRVEGAENIPGTGPVIMAGNHLTFIDSMIMPLVCPRPVFFIGKDEYVTGKGLKGRLMAWFFTGSGMIPVDRDGGHGGVAALMTGRRVLEEGKLFGIYPEGTRSPDGRLYRGRTGIARLTLMTGAPVVPFAMIGTDKLQPGGKGLPRPGRVTVRFGEPMEFSRYEGMDRDRYVLRAVTDSVMTEVMQLSGQEYVDMYATKAKAA; from the coding sequence ATGTTCCGCCCACGGGTGGAAGGCGCAGAGAACATTCCGGGCACGGGCCCGGTCATCATGGCCGGAAACCACCTCACGTTCATCGACTCGATGATCATGCCCCTCGTCTGCCCGCGTCCGGTGTTCTTCATCGGCAAGGACGAGTACGTCACGGGCAAGGGACTCAAGGGCCGCCTGATGGCCTGGTTCTTCACCGGCTCCGGGATGATCCCCGTGGACCGCGACGGCGGCCACGGCGGTGTCGCCGCCCTGATGACCGGGCGGCGCGTCCTGGAGGAGGGCAAGCTCTTCGGCATCTACCCCGAAGGCACCCGCTCCCCCGACGGCCGCCTGTACCGCGGCCGCACGGGCATCGCCCGGCTGACCCTGATGACCGGCGCGCCGGTGGTGCCCTTCGCAATGATCGGCACGGACAAGCTCCAGCCGGGCGGCAAGGGCCTCCCGCGGCCGGGCCGCGTGACGGTGCGGTTCGGTGAGCCGATGGAGTTCTCGCGCTACGAGGGCATGGACCGCGACCGCTATGTGCTGCGGGCGGTGACGGACTCCGTGATGACGGAGGTCATGCAGCTCTCCGGTCAGGAGTACGTGGACATGTACGCCACGAAGGCCAAGGCGGCGTAG
- a CDS encoding methionine ABC transporter ATP-binding protein gives MITTSGLTKVYRSRGREVTALDGVDLHVREGEVYGVIGQSGAGKSSLIRCVNLLERPTAGTVTVAGQDLTALAGRGSRASKDLRRARSRIGMVFQHFNLLSSRTVKDNVELPLEILGLSGAERSRKALELLDLVGLADKANSYPAQLSGGQKQRVGIARALAGDPKVLLSDEATSALDPETTRSILGLLRDLNQQLGLTVLLITHEMDVVKSVCDSAALMENGRIVESGTVTELLATPGSELAAALFPVSGDATGEDRTVVDVTFHGEAATQPVISQLSRTYNIDISILGAAMDTVAGKQVGRMRIELPGRFEENVVPIGFLREQGLQVDIAGEAPVAGTATPKDATLLVKEGAK, from the coding sequence GTGATCACCACTTCCGGCCTCACCAAGGTCTACCGCTCACGCGGTCGTGAAGTAACTGCCCTCGACGGCGTCGATCTGCATGTCCGCGAAGGCGAGGTGTACGGCGTCATCGGCCAGTCCGGCGCCGGCAAATCCTCGCTGATCCGCTGCGTGAACCTCCTGGAGCGCCCCACCGCCGGCACCGTGACCGTCGCAGGGCAGGACCTCACCGCCCTCGCGGGACGCGGCAGCCGCGCGAGCAAGGACCTGCGCCGGGCGCGCAGCCGCATCGGCATGGTCTTCCAGCACTTCAACCTGCTGTCGTCGCGCACCGTCAAGGACAACGTCGAGCTGCCCCTGGAGATCCTCGGTCTCAGCGGCGCCGAGCGCTCCCGCAAGGCGCTCGAACTGCTCGACCTGGTCGGCCTCGCCGACAAGGCGAACTCCTACCCGGCGCAGCTCTCCGGCGGCCAGAAGCAGCGCGTCGGCATCGCCCGCGCGCTCGCCGGCGACCCGAAGGTGCTGCTCTCCGACGAGGCGACCAGCGCCCTCGACCCGGAGACCACCCGCTCCATCCTGGGGCTCCTGCGCGACCTCAACCAGCAGCTCGGCCTGACCGTCCTGCTGATCACGCACGAGATGGACGTCGTCAAGAGCGTCTGCGACTCGGCAGCCCTGATGGAGAACGGGCGGATCGTCGAGTCCGGCACCGTCACCGAGCTGCTCGCGACGCCCGGCTCCGAGCTGGCCGCCGCGCTCTTCCCGGTCAGCGGCGACGCGACGGGCGAGGACCGCACCGTCGTCGACGTGACCTTCCACGGCGAAGCCGCGACCCAGCCGGTCATCTCCCAGCTGTCGCGCACGTACAACATCGACATCTCGATCCTCGGCGCCGCGATGGACACCGTCGCGGGCAAGCAGGTCGGCCGCATGCGCATCGAGCTGCCGGGCCGCTTCGAGGAGAACGTCGTCCCGATCGGCTTCCTGCGCGAGCAGGGCCTGCAGGTCGACATCGCGGGCGAAGCCCCCGTCGCAGGCACCGCCACGCCGAAGGACGCCACGCTGCTGGTCAAGGAAGGTGCCAAGTGA
- a CDS encoding MetQ/NlpA family ABC transporter substrate-binding protein codes for MRTSVIAAAAGTLALTLGLTACGAGSDSGSGGDKLVVGATPTPAGEVLAYVQKNLAKKAGLDLQITEFTDYVSPNTALQEGSLDANLYQHTPYLEDFNKSKKTDLKAVTEVYLPPMGVYAKKLKDVSGLRPGATVGVPNDTTNEGRALQLLASQGVIGLKKGVGGTATPEDITSNPKKLTVKALDPAQLPRSLDDLDAAVINNNYALDAKLSPKKDAILLESPKDNPYNNVLAVKKGNEDDPRVKKLAELLTSPEVKRFIEDKYKGSVLPVETS; via the coding sequence ATGCGTACGTCCGTCATCGCCGCCGCGGCCGGGACCCTCGCCCTGACGCTGGGTCTCACCGCGTGCGGCGCGGGCTCGGACAGCGGTTCCGGCGGCGACAAGCTCGTCGTCGGGGCCACCCCGACGCCGGCCGGCGAAGTCCTCGCGTACGTCCAGAAGAACCTCGCGAAGAAGGCGGGACTCGACCTTCAGATCACGGAGTTCACGGACTACGTCTCGCCGAACACCGCGCTCCAGGAAGGCTCGCTCGACGCCAACCTGTACCAGCACACGCCGTACTTGGAGGACTTCAACAAGTCCAAGAAGACGGACCTGAAGGCGGTCACCGAGGTGTACCTGCCGCCGATGGGCGTGTACGCGAAGAAGCTGAAGGACGTCTCCGGGCTCCGTCCGGGCGCGACCGTCGGCGTTCCGAACGACACGACCAACGAGGGGCGGGCGCTCCAACTCCTCGCCTCCCAGGGTGTCATCGGGCTCAAGAAGGGCGTCGGCGGCACCGCGACGCCCGAGGACATCACGTCCAACCCGAAGAAGCTCACCGTCAAGGCGCTCGACCCGGCGCAGCTCCCGCGCTCGCTCGACGACCTCGACGCGGCCGTCATCAACAACAACTACGCGCTCGACGCCAAGCTCAGCCCCAAGAAGGACGCCATCCTTCTTGAGTCGCCCAAGGACAATCCGTACAACAACGTGCTCGCCGTCAAGAAGGGCAACGAGGACGATCCGCGGGTCAAGAAGCTGGCCGAGCTGCTCACTTCACCCGAGGTGAAGCGGTTCATCGAGGACAAGTACAAGGGCTCCGTCCTGCCCGTCGAAACG
- a CDS encoding HAD family hydrolase — MKIHAEALLFDNDGTLISSMESVYRCWTRLAQEYGITAEEFARVELHGRPAAEIIADMLPAERVAEAVARIEELEVSDVAGGVVLLPGTRELLQSLPPERWAVVTSAGRRLAEARLAEVGIDAKMLIAADDITRGKPDPEPFLLAAAKLGVDPARCVVFEDAPAGLTAGRAAGMTTVALATTHTAGELSADVVVKDLSAVSAQVTEGGVEITAED; from the coding sequence ATGAAGATCCACGCTGAAGCGCTCCTGTTCGACAACGACGGCACCCTCATCTCCTCCATGGAGTCGGTGTACCGCTGCTGGACGCGCCTGGCGCAGGAGTACGGAATCACCGCCGAGGAGTTCGCCAGGGTCGAGCTGCACGGCCGCCCCGCCGCCGAGATCATCGCCGACATGCTGCCCGCCGAGCGCGTGGCCGAGGCCGTCGCCCGCATCGAGGAGCTGGAGGTCTCCGACGTCGCGGGCGGCGTCGTGCTGCTGCCCGGCACCCGTGAGCTGCTGCAGTCCCTGCCCCCGGAGCGCTGGGCCGTCGTCACCTCCGCCGGGCGCCGCCTGGCCGAGGCCCGGCTCGCGGAGGTCGGCATCGACGCCAAGATGCTGATCGCCGCCGACGACATCACCCGCGGCAAGCCCGACCCGGAGCCCTTCCTGCTCGCGGCGGCGAAACTGGGCGTCGACCCGGCGCGCTGCGTGGTCTTCGAGGACGCGCCCGCGGGTCTCACGGCGGGGCGCGCGGCCGGCATGACCACCGTGGCGTTGGCCACAACACACACCGCAGGCGAGCTCTCCGCGGACGTCGTGGTGAAGGACCTCTCGGCCGTGTCCGCGCAGGTCACCGAGGGTGGCGTGGAGATCACCGCCGAGGACTGA
- a CDS encoding glycerophosphodiester phosphodiesterase — MATQQSRHSKSGEPGERRPGRRAVLGAAVLGAGTAVVGLPGVARADAKHGHGGYKDLPVPTVVAHRGTSGYRPEHTLGSYQLALDMGAHVIEQDIVPTKDGHLVCRHENDITATTDVAAHPEFASRKTTKSVDGTSLTGWFTEDFTLAELKTLRAKERIPGTRQRNTLYDGRWDVPTLEEVFQWAERQERGRGKRIWLHIETKHPTYFRKLGLGLEEPLAKLLRKYGRHKKNSPNFLQSFEPSSMQRLNKLVDGPLVVLLSSASSRPWDFVEAGDPRTVADLIKPEGLEWMASFAQGIGPTLDLVIPKKPDGSLGTPSTLVKDAHKAGLILHPYTMRNENTFLPANFKKGTDPNAYGDAFGAFKAYFETGIDGIFSDNCDTALLARADFVND, encoded by the coding sequence ATGGCTACGCAGCAGTCGAGGCATTCGAAGTCGGGGGAGCCGGGGGAGCGGCGGCCGGGGCGGCGCGCGGTACTGGGAGCGGCGGTCCTCGGGGCGGGCACAGCCGTCGTAGGACTGCCCGGCGTGGCGAGAGCCGACGCGAAGCACGGGCACGGGGGCTACAAGGACCTGCCGGTGCCCACGGTCGTCGCGCACCGCGGCACCAGCGGCTACCGGCCCGAGCACACGCTCGGCTCGTACCAGCTCGCCCTCGACATGGGCGCGCACGTCATCGAGCAGGACATCGTGCCCACCAAGGACGGCCATCTCGTATGCCGTCACGAGAACGACATCACCGCGACGACGGACGTCGCCGCGCACCCCGAGTTCGCGTCCCGCAAGACCACCAAGTCCGTCGACGGCACCTCGCTCACCGGCTGGTTCACCGAGGACTTCACGCTCGCCGAGCTGAAGACGCTGCGCGCCAAGGAGCGCATCCCCGGCACCCGCCAGCGCAACACCCTCTACGACGGCCGCTGGGACGTGCCCACCCTGGAAGAGGTCTTCCAGTGGGCCGAGCGGCAGGAGCGCGGGCGCGGCAAGCGGATCTGGCTGCACATCGAGACCAAGCACCCCACGTACTTCCGCAAGCTGGGCCTCGGCCTGGAGGAGCCGCTCGCCAAGCTGCTCCGCAAGTACGGCCGGCACAAGAAGAACTCGCCGAACTTCCTCCAGTCCTTCGAGCCCAGCAGCATGCAGCGCCTGAACAAGCTGGTCGACGGGCCGCTCGTGGTCCTGCTGTCCAGCGCGAGCTCCCGCCCCTGGGACTTCGTCGAGGCGGGCGATCCGCGCACCGTCGCCGACCTCATCAAGCCCGAGGGCCTGGAGTGGATGGCGTCGTTCGCGCAGGGCATCGGCCCCACGCTCGACCTGGTCATCCCGAAGAAGCCGGACGGCAGCCTCGGCACCCCGTCCACCCTGGTCAAGGACGCGCACAAGGCGGGCCTGATCCTCCACCCGTACACGATGCGCAACGAGAACACCTTCCTGCCCGCGAACTTCAAGAAGGGCACCGACCCGAACGCCTACGGCGACGCCTTCGGCGCCTTCAAGGCGTACTTCGAGACGGGCATCGACGGGATCTTCTCCGACAACTGCGACACCGCGCTCCTCGCCCGCGCGGACTTCGTCAACGACTGA